The following proteins are co-located in the Gossypium hirsutum isolate 1008001.06 chromosome A02, Gossypium_hirsutum_v2.1, whole genome shotgun sequence genome:
- the LOC107961145 gene encoding leucine-rich repeat extensin-like protein 5 produces the protein MGSKICMLLLYSTMAATLLTHCDARTSMGMMKDPKHGKSSVIKHTNKLQLMSKLMSLVMEQPTDNSNTQPYGVSSPFSLPPFDSLPPLNSPPYFPPPPSTSGTVPSPPQFSSTPNPPGVLPSPPQTIPTPTSPSGPILSPPSPIGSNPSPTVFFPPIVYPPPTVPPPPNMAPTTALWCVAKPSVPDPIIQEAMNYACAAGADCDSIQPSGSCFQPDSLFAHASYAFNSYWQKSKLDGGTCEFGGTAILVAIDPSYNGCHFEYQY, from the exons ATGGGAAGCAAGATTTGCATGCTCCTTCTCTATTCAACAATGGCGGCCACTCTGTTAACACATTGCG ATGCAAGAACATCAATGGGAATGATGAAAGATCCAAAACATGGAAAAAGTTCAGTCATAAAGCACACAAATAAATTGCAGCTAATGAGTAAACTTATGAGTTTAGTGATGGAACAACCAACTGATAATTCCAATACTCAACCTTATGGTGTGAGTTCACCATTTTCTTTGCCACCTTTTGATTCTCTCCCTCCTCTAAATTCTCCTCCATACTTTCCCCCTCCACCGAGCACATCCGGGACAGTTCCGAGCCCGCCTCAATTTTCATCCACCCCGAACCCACCGGGAGTACTTCCAAGCCCACCACAAACAATACCGACACCAACGAGCCCATCGGGGCCCATTTTGAGCCCACCATCTCCAATAGGGTCGAATCCAAGTCCAACAGTGTTTTTTCCTCCCATTGTCTACCCTCCACCAACGGTTCCACCACCTCCGAACATGGCTCCAACCACAGCCTTGTGGTGCGTGGCTAAGCCCTCGGTACCTGACCCAATCATTCAAGAAGCTATGAACTATGCCTGTGCGGCTGGAGCAGATTGTGATTCGATTCAGCCTAGTGGGTCGTGCTTTCAGCCTGATAGCTTGTTTGCACATGCCTCCTATGCCTTCAATAGTTATTGGCAAAAATCTAAGCTTGATGGTGGTACATGTGAATTTGGAGGCACTGCCATACTTGTTGCAATTGATCCAA GCTATAATGGCTGCCATTTTGAGTATCAGTATTGA
- the LOC121216285 gene encoding uncharacterized protein, producing the protein MESAALNGRMARWQILLSEFDVVYVNQKAVKGSAIAEFLASRALDDYEPLNFDFPNEDLMYAATVKKDFQEGGPWKLSFDGASNAIGNGIGAVLVSPSGDYYPFTSKLDFDCTNNMAEYEACIMGIRAAIKRKIKVLEVYGDSALVIYQLKGEWETRDPKLVRYRKLVMELIEEFDSVTFSYLPRDENQMADALATLASMFKVNKLEDMKPIQISIYEAPAHCCNIDNEEGKDDHPWYHDILRYVKSREYPDHATENDKKTLRRLAIDYVLDGEILYKKEKIKYC; encoded by the coding sequence atggagTCAGCCgctctgaatggaagaatggctcgATGGCAAATTCTTCTATCTGAATTTGAcgtagtctatgtgaaccagaaggcggtcaaagggagtgcaatagcggaATTCCTAGCAAGTAGGGCTCTCgatgattatgagccattgaacttcgatttcccaaatgaggatttgATGTATGCCGCAACCGTAAAGAAAGATTTCCAAGAAGGTGGTCCTTGGAAGTTGAGTTTTgacggagcttcaaatgctataggCAACGGAATTGGGGCAGTACTCGTGTCCCCTAGTGGAGATTATTATCCTTTCACTAGCAAATTGGACTTTgactgcacaaataatatggctgagtatgaagcttgcattaTGGGCATTCGGGCAGCCATAAAGCGGAAAATTAAGGTGCTAGAGGTATACGGGGACTCTGCATTAGTAATTTACCAGCTCAAGggggaatgggaaacaagagacccgaaGTTGGTTCGCTATCGAAAATTGGTTATGGAATTGATCGAGGAATTTGATAGTGTCACCTTTAGTTacctcccacgagatgaaaaccagatggcagatgctttggccACTTTAGCCTCCATGTTTAAAGTGAACAAATTAGAAGATATGAAGCCTATCCAGATCAGCATCTATGAGGCTCCAGCCCATTGTTGCAACATTGACAATGAAGAGGGaaaggatgatcacccttggtaccatgacatattgcgatatgtgaagaGTCGCGAGTACCCTGACCATGCGACAGAAAATGATAAGAAGACATTAAGGAGATTAGCCATTGACTATGTCCTTGATGgggaaattttgtataaaaaggaaaagatcaagtactgttaa